CATTCACCGAGCGCCTCGGCCCGTTCCACCCGCGTCGCGGCGCCGGCACCGAGCAGGGTGTCGGTGATCTCCTCGAAATTGAAGGTATGCGGCCCGACCAGCACGGGGCGCGCCAGCACCGCGGGCTCGAGCACGTTGTGGCCGCCGATCGGCACCAGACTGCCGCCGACGAAGGCCACATCGGCGGCGGCGTAGAACGGCATCAGCTCGCCCATCGAATCGATCACGAAGACCTGCTGGCCGGCGCCCGGCACGCGCTCGACACTGCGCGTGGCCACGCTGAAGCCCAGGCTGCGCGCCGCGTGTTCGACCGGCCGGAAGCGCACCGGATGGCGCGGCGCGATCAAGAGCAAGGCATCGGGCAGCCGCTTCAGCACCTCCAGATGCGCCTTGAGCACCGGCAACTCCTCACCCTCGTGGGTGCTCGCGGCGATCCATACCGGCCGCAGATGGCCCCATTGGCGGCGCAGCTGCGCGCCTTGCTGCAAGGCATCCACCGGCACGGGAATGTCGAATTTCAGGTTGCCGCACACGGCGATGCGCTCGGGGTCCGCGCCGAGCAGCCGGTAACGGGCGGCGTCGGCCTGCGACTGCGCCGCGATCTGGCTCACGCAACGCAGGGCCGAGCGCACCATGCCGCGCATCAGCGCATAGCCGCGCATGGAGCGCTCGGACAGGCGCGCATTGACGATCATCAACGGGATGCCGCGGCGGTGGCAGGCGTGATAGAGGTTCGGCCAGATCTCGGTCTCCACGATTACCGCCAGCCGCGGCCGCGCGCGGGCGAGGAAACGCGCCACCGCTACCGGCAGGTCATAGGGCAGATAGACATGGAAGACCGTGTCGCCGAACAACTGGCGCACACGCTCCGAGCCGGTCGGGGTCACCGTGGTGATGAGCAGCGGCGCCTGCGGATAGGCCTCGCGCAGGGCCTTGAGCAACGGCTCGGCGGCATTGACCTCGCCGACCGACACCGCATGGATCCACAGGCTGCCGGTGACCGGCAGGGGGCGGAAGAAGCCGAACCGTTCGCGCCAGCGTCGGTGGTAGCCGCGATAGCGCATGCCGCGCGCGAGCAGGCGCAGCACGATGAAAGGCATGGCCAGGCACAGCGCCAGCGTGTAGAGGAGACGCAACGGAAACTCTCGGCGAAAAAGCGCGCGCCAGTATAGCCAGCGGCCGCCGCTAGCTTTCGGGGGAAGCCATGCTGGCCTGCGGTCGCGGCTGTGCCGCCGGCAGGCGCCGCGGATCGAGCGGCCGGATGCGGGTGATGATGCAGGGGAAATCCCGCCGGCCGGTGATCACGCGGTCGTAGCCGACGGTCACCTGATCGAGCTGCGAAGTGATCGCGATCGCCGACGCGAAGGGCAGCGCAGTGCATCCGGGCACGTCGAGCAGCCACGCCTGGCCGGGCTTGGTGTAGACGAGCAGATGGTCGCGGTCGATCGCCTCCCACGACCAGAGCGGGTGATCCAGCCGGAACTGCTTGACCGGTGCGCCCGCGGCCGCCTCGAGGTCGGCCAGACGCGGCGTCGGGCGGGTCTCTCGCTGCTGACAGGCGGCGAGCAGGCAGGCGCCGCCAAGGATCAGGCCCAGCCGGGCCAGAGCCGGTCGCCGTCGCCGGTCCGCCGCGCTCATGAGCCCTTGCCCTTGGGTAGCGGCTGCCACTTGGCCGGATCGAAACCGCCGACCTCGAACAGCAGTGTCTCCTTCTTCTCGCCATCGACCAGGGTGACGTCCATGCGGATCTTCTTGGCCTTGGCGAGCAGGGCGAGGAAGGCCTTGTCGTCGCGGATCATCAGCGCCGGCTCGCCGGTCGGCGGCGCGAACGCCTTGATGCCGATGCGCTTGCCATCGACCTCGCTCGGGATCGTGCACGTGCCGCGACAGACGAAGCCGTGGCCGCTGCCGTAAAGGAAGACGCTCTGCCCCCAGGCCGTATGCCGGCGCAGCACCAGGCGCACGCGGTTCTCGCCGGACGGCTGGCTGGAATAGATCGTCGCGGTGGACTGCGTGCCGCCGGCCATCGGCGCGACCTGGTAGGTCCACAGCGCCGCCAGCCGCGCCTTCTCGCTGTTCTCCTTCCAGCGCCGCTCGACCTCGGGCAGGGTCTTTTGCACTTCCTTCGCCGGCGCGCTGCCGGGATAGCGATCGAGGATGTCGTGGCCCATGGTCACCGCCATCTCGTCGTTGCCGATGCGCAGCAACTGGCGGTAGGTGTCGAGCTTGCCGGCGGCCTCGGCTTCCTTGGCCTGCGCGGCATCCTGCGGCGGCGCAGCCTGATCGCCCGACGACGAACAGCCGGCCAGCAGGCCGAGCCCCAGCAGCACACCCAACATGCGGACGGATTTCATCGATGGTCACCCAGGCGACGAGGGCGCCTAGCTTGAAACGGGCCACGCCCGGCACGCAACCGTTGACCGCTCATCCGCGAACGTCCGCGGCCGCCGGCTCGCCCGAACGCTCGCGCAACTGCGCGCGATAGCGGCGGCTGCATGGCAGCAAAGTGCCGTCACGCAACTTCAGACGCGCGTCGCCCGACTCCAGCGGTTCGATCTCGGTCAGACCATCCAGATTGACGATGCAGCCGCGATGCACGCGCACTGGCTGCGTCCGCTGTTGCACGATTCCGACACGCGACCTTCGACGACACGGGCCTGATCGCGGCGGCGCTCACTCAGCTTTCGCCACCGAGCGTGGAATCCAGATGTTCGATGCGCGCGATGTCGTCCAGCCAGACGAACCGGCTCCAGCCGCCGATGCCGCGATGGTCCAGCCGGACGATGGCGTTGAAGCCTTCGCGGTCGTCGGAGTCGCGGAAGAGCTGCACATTGGGACGTTCGCAGATGAAGCCGTCGCAGTTGCCGCCTTCCTTGAGCCACAAGCGGACATGCCCGTTAGTCGGCAGTTCGCGCACCATGGCTTCCAGGCGCGCGATGCTGGCCTGATCAGTGTAGACGTGTGTCGCCAGCCTGGCCATGACGAGCCTCCCGTTTCAAGAAAACCACTGCGACCATAGCGCATGCCACCGGCAAGAACGGGTCAAGCCGATGCCCGCGGCCCGTCAAGGGTTCATACTGGCGATTCCGCGCAAATACCGATCCGACCATGCCCGCCGAAGCCGATCCACCTGTGCGGCCTCCTCAGCACGCCTTCGTCAGGTACTGGCTCGCCAGGGTGGCTTCCGGGCTCGGCTTCCAGATGCTTTCGGTCGCGATCGGCTGGCAGATCTATGCGTTGCGCGGACGCGCGCTCGATCTCGGGCTGATCGGCCTGGTGCAGTTCTTTCCCTCGGTGCTGCTGGCGTTGCCGGCCGGGCACCTGGCCGATCGTCATGACCGCCGGCGCATCGTGCTCGGCGGTCAGTGCATCGAGTTTGCCGCGGTGGTCGCGCTGGCCGTGCTGACGCTGCGTGGACACATCGACGAGGCCGGCATCCTGTGGCTGGTGCTGGCCCTGAGCACGGCCAAGGCGCTGGAATCGCCGGCCATGCAGTCGTTGCTGCCGGCGCTGGTGTCGCCGGCCGCGCTGCCGCGCGCAGTGGCTTCCACCAGTGCGGCCTATCAGGCGGCGATGATCGTGGGACCTGCGCTGGGTGGCCTGCTGTACGTCGCCGGTCCGGGCGTGGTGCACCTCGTCGCGGGCGCCTGCTATCTGCTGGCAGTGCTGCTGGTCGCCAGCTTGCCGGGCGGCCCGCTGCGGACGCGGCGCGAACCGCTCAGCCTCGCCACGTTCTTTGCCGGCATCCATTACATCCGCCGGCATCGTGACCTGCTCGGGGTGATCTCGCTCGACTTGTTCGCGGTGCTGCTCGGCGGCGCCACCGCGCTGCTGCCGATCTTCGCCCGCGACATCCTGCATACCGGCCCGTGGGGACTGGGCATCCTGCGCGCGGCACCGGCACTGGGCGCGGTGCTGACCTCGCTATGGCTGTCCAGGCACGCGCTGGAGCGCCACGTCGGCCGCTGGATGTTCGGCGCGGTGGCCGGCTTCGGCGTGGCGACGCTGGTTTTCGCCGTGTCCACCACGCTGTGGCTCTCGACGCTGGCACTGTGCCTGGCCGGCGCCTTCGACATGGTGAGCATGGTGATCCGCGGCTCGCTGGTGCAGCTGGACACGCCCGATGCGATGCGCGGTCGCGTCAACGCCGTCAATGGCATTTTCATCAACACCTCCAACCAGCTCGGCGAATTCGAATCGGGACTGCTCGCCGCCTGTTTCGGCGCGGTCGGGGCCGCCCTCATCGGCGGCATTGGTACACTGCTGGTGGTCGCCCTGTGGATGCGGCTCTTTCCCGGACTGCGCCACCGCCAGCGGCTGCGCATGGAAGACCCCGAACTCGAAACCCCGCCCGGAGCCCGGTCTCTATGAAGCCTTCTGCCCGCTTCGATCGGGCCATTGCCGCCTTCCGCTGCGCCGCCTGGATCGCGCCGCTGCTGATCGCCGGCACGGCACGTGCCGCCGGAAACGGTCCGGCCATCGAGGTCGCCTTCAGCGCGCGGGCCCACGCCATGCCGGTGACCGGGCGCGTGTACGTGGCGATCAGCCGCGACGACGACAAACCGCCGATCGAGCAGACCGACATCACCGGCGTGCCGCTGTTCGGCCACGACATGACCGGCCTCGCCCCGGGCCAGACGGTGGCGATCGGCGGCGAGGATGACGGCGCGCCCTTGACCCGCCTGCGCGACCTGCCGGCCGGCGACTACTGGATGCAGCCATTCGTCAACGTCTATACCGAGTTCAAGCGCGCCGACGGCCACACGCTGTGGCTGCACATGGACCAGTGGGAAGGACAGGACTGGAAGCATTCGCCCGGCAACCTCTACGGCGCGCCGGTGAAAGTGCACTACGACCCGGCCGCAACGAGGCCGATCCGGCTGCTCGCCGATCGCGTGATTGCGCCGATCCCGTTCCCCAGGGACACGCCCCACGTCAAGCGCTTCCGCATCCAGAGCCGCCTGCTGAGCGCGTTCTGGGGCCGGCCGATCTACCTCGGCGCCACGGTGCTGCTGCCGGCCGATTACGCGCGCCACCCGGATGCGCGCTACCCGGTGATCTACGAGCAAGGACATTTCTCCACGGCCGCGCCGGGCGGTTTCGACGATGCCGACGGCCGCTTTCGCGCCTACTGGCTCGCCGAAGGTACGCCGCGCTACCTGATGGTGAGCCTGCAGCATCCCGCGCCTTATTACGATGACTCCTACGCGGTGAACTCGGTCAATCTGGGGCCCTACGACGACGCCATCCATCAGGAATTGCTGCCGGAAATCGCCCGTCGCTTCCGCACCGTGGAAAAACCTTGGGCGCGAATCCTGGAAGGCGGCTCGACCGGCGGCTGGATCGCACTGGCGCAGCAGATCTTCCATCCCGACTTCTACGGCGCCACCTTCGCCTCCTGTCCGGATCCAGTGGATTTCCGCCATCACGAAGTGGTCGACATCTACACCGACGCCAATGCCTATTGGCTGGACAAGGGCTGGATGAAGGTCGAGCGCGTGGACACCCGCGACCCGGACGGCAACGTGCAGGCGATGATGAAGGACGAAAACTGGTACGAACTGGCGGTGGGCAACCACAGCCGCTCCGGCGGCCAATGGGACATCTGGGAGGCCGCCTTCGGCCCGATCGGTACGGACGGCTATCCGGCACGGCTGTGGGACAAGCGCAGCGGGGCGATCGACCACACGGTGGCCGCCTACTGGCGGCAGCACTTCGACCTGCGCCAGATCCTCATCACGCACTGGCCGGCACTCGGCCCGAAACTCGCCGGCAAGCTGCATATCTACGTGGGCGATGCGGACACCTACAACCTCAACGTCGGCGTCCATGCGCTCGAGGAAACCCTCAAAGGCCTGCACGACCCCGACTTCGCCGGCAGCTTCACCTACCAGCCGATGGCGCCGCATTGCTGGGGCCCACACGGCCGCGACTTGATCGAGACGATCACCGAGACGCTCAAGCGCCAGGGCGCGCCCCTTGCAAGACCCGTCTTGCCGCATCATTAATGTCGATCCGCGCTTGCACGCCGCGCTCACGCCTGGCGCGGCAAGCTCGATTCCGAAGCGACAAATCTCAAAAAAGGAGCCCGCGATGAGCCGAATCCGCGATCTTGAACGCAGCGTGCGCGAGCATGCCCATGACTATGCCGAGGACGTTTCCCAGACGGCCGAAGGCCTGATCGAACGCGGCCGTCATGCCGCCAAACGCCTGGGGCGCGGTGGCGATTACCGTCGTCGCCTGGTGCGCATGGCCGAGGACATGGCCGACGAGGCCAACTACCAGTACCGGCGTGCCCGACGCCAGGTGCAGCGGCATCCGGTCGCCTCGGTGGCGATCGTCGCCGGCACCATCGGCGCCTTCATGCTGCTGAGGCGCGTGTTCCGCGACGACGAGGATTGACCCCGATCCCCGACTGGATGAAAGAAACCCGCCGGCCGGCGGGTTTCTTTTTGTGCATCTGTCAGACGAGCACCGGATTGGGCTTGTCTGGATCGAGCCCGTAGCTGCGGATGGCGCGCGCCACGTCCTTGGCGTTGACCTTGCCCTCCTTGGCCAGCGCGCATAGCGCGGCATGGGCGATCCAGCGGCGGTCCACCTCGAAGAAATCGCGCAGGTGCTCGCGGGTGTCCGAGCGCCCGAAACCGTCGGTCCCGAGCACCACGTAACGCATGCCCTCGGGCAGGAACGGCCGGATCTGCTCGGCGAATTCGCGGACGTAGTCGGTGGCGGCGATGGCCGGCCCGGACCGCCCCTGCAGCAAGCGGGTGACATACGGGACACGCGGCTCGGCTTCCGGATGCAGCCGGTTCCAGCGTTCGGCGTCGTAACCGTCGCGACGCAGCTCGGTGAAGCTCGGCACCGACCAGATGTCCGCGCAGATGCCGAAATCCTTCTCCAGCAGCTCGGCCGCCGCGATCGCCTCGCGCAGGATCGCGCCCGAGCCCAGCAGCTGCACGCAGGGCGCCTTGGCCTTGGTCTTGCCCTTGCCGTTGTTCTGGCCGACGCCGGAGTCGCGCAGCAGGTACATGCCCTTGATGATGCCCTCGGCCACGCCCTCGGGCATGTCCGGGTGGGCGTAGTTCTCGTTCATCACCGTGATGTAGTAATAGACGTCCTCCTGCTCTTCGAGCATGCGGCGCACGCCGTCCTGCAGGATCACCGCGACCTCATAGGAGAAGGTCGGGTCATAGGCCCGCACATTGGGAATGGCCCCGGCCAGCAGGTGCGAATGGCCGTCCTGGTGCTGCAGGCCCTCGCCGTTGAGCGTGGTGCGGCCGGACGTGCCGCCGATCAGGAAGCCGCGCGAGCGCATGTCGCCCGCGGCCCAGGCCAGGTCGCCGACGCGCTGGAAGCCGAACATCGAGTAGTAGATGAAGAACGGCAGCATCGGCTGGTTGCTGACCGAATAGCTGGTCGCCGCCGCCATCCACGCGGCCATGCCGCCGGCCTCGCTGATGCCTTCCTGCAGCACCTGGCCCTTGGTGTCCTCGCGGTAGTAGAGCAGCTGGTCGGCATCCTGCGGGCGGTATTTCTGGCCGAACGGCGCATAGATGCCGATCTGGCGGAACATGCCCTCCATGCCGAAGGTACGCGCCTCGTCGGCCACGATCGGCACCACGCGCTCGCCGATCTGCTTGTCGCGCAGCAAGAGGTTCATGCCGCGCACCAGCGCCATGGTGGTGCTGATCTCGCGCTCGCCGGTGCCGTTGGTGATCTGGGTGAAGGCCGAAAGATCCGGGGCCTTCAGCTTGACGTCGGTCTTGCGCCGCCGCTGCGGCAGGAAGCCGCCGAGCGCCCGCCGCCGCTCCAGCATGTACTCCACTTCGGGCGAGTTCTTGCCCGGGTGGTAGTACGGCACGTCCTTGATCTTGTCGTCCGGGATCGGGATGTTGAAGCGGTCGCGGAAGTGCCGCACGGCCGCGTCGTCGAGCTTCTTCTGCTGGTGCGTGGGATTCTGCGATTCACCCGCCGCGCCCATGCCGTAGCCCTTCACCGTCTTGGCCAGCACCACCGTGGGCAGGCCCTCGGTGTGCACCGCCGCGTGATAGGCGGCATAGACCTTGTGCGGATCATGGCCGCCGCGGTTGAGGCGCCAGATGTCGTCGTCGGACAGGTTGGCGACCATCTCGCGCGTCTCCGGATACTTGCCGAAGAAATGCTCGCGCGTGTAGGCGCCGCCGAAGGCCTTGCAGGCCTGGTATTCACCGTCCACGGTTTCCATCATCAGCTTGCGCAGCACGCCCTTGGTGTCGCGCGCCAGCAGCGGATCCCAGTAGCTGCCCCAGATCACCTTGATGACGTTCCAGCCGGCGCCGCGGAACACGCCCTCCAGTTCCTGGATGATCTTGCCGTTGCCGCGCACCGGGCCGTCGAGCCGCTGCAGGTTGCAGTTGATCACGAACACGAGGTTGTCGAGTTTCTCGCGGCCGGCCAGCGAGATCGCACCGAGCGATTCGGGCTCGTCGCACTCGCCATCGCCCAGGAAGCACCACACCTTGCGGTCGGTCTGGGGCATCAGGCCGCGATGTTCCAGGTACTTCCAAAAATGCGCCTGGTAGATCGCCTGGATCGGCCCCAGGCCCATCGACACCGTCGGCACCTGCCAGTAGTCGGGCATCAGCCATGGGTGCGGATAGGAGGACAGCCCGCGCCCCTTGCCCGCCACTTCCATGCGGAACAGGTCGAGCTGGTCCTCGCTGATGCGCCCTTCCAGGAACGAGCGCGCGTAGATGCCGGGGCTGGAATGGCCCTGAAAGAAGACGAGGTCACCCGGATGGTCGGGGTTGGGTGCGCGCCAGAAATGGTTGAAGCCGACGTCGTAGAGCGTGGCCGATGATGCGAAGCTCGCGATGTGGCCGCCGAGCTCGCCGGGCTTGCGGTTGGCGCGCACGACCATCGCCATCGCGTTCCAGCGGATGATCGAGCGGATGCGCCACTCCATCGCCGCATCGCCGGGCATCTTCGCCTCGTTCGCGGGCGAAATGGTGTTGACGTACTCGGTGGTCGGCGAGAACGGCAGGTAGGCGCCCGCACGCCGCGTGGCGTCCACCATCCGCTC
The DNA window shown above is from Aerosticca soli and carries:
- a CDS encoding alpha/beta hydrolase-fold protein, translating into MKPSARFDRAIAAFRCAAWIAPLLIAGTARAAGNGPAIEVAFSARAHAMPVTGRVYVAISRDDDKPPIEQTDITGVPLFGHDMTGLAPGQTVAIGGEDDGAPLTRLRDLPAGDYWMQPFVNVYTEFKRADGHTLWLHMDQWEGQDWKHSPGNLYGAPVKVHYDPAATRPIRLLADRVIAPIPFPRDTPHVKRFRIQSRLLSAFWGRPIYLGATVLLPADYARHPDARYPVIYEQGHFSTAAPGGFDDADGRFRAYWLAEGTPRYLMVSLQHPAPYYDDSYAVNSVNLGPYDDAIHQELLPEIARRFRTVEKPWARILEGGSTGGWIALAQQIFHPDFYGATFASCPDPVDFRHHEVVDIYTDANAYWLDKGWMKVERVDTRDPDGNVQAMMKDENWYELAVGNHSRSGGQWDIWEAAFGPIGTDGYPARLWDKRSGAIDHTVAAYWRQHFDLRQILITHWPALGPKLAGKLHIYVGDADTYNLNVGVHALEETLKGLHDPDFAGSFTYQPMAPHCWGPHGRDLIETITETLKRQGAPLARPVLPHH
- a CDS encoding MFS transporter, giving the protein MPAEADPPVRPPQHAFVRYWLARVASGLGFQMLSVAIGWQIYALRGRALDLGLIGLVQFFPSVLLALPAGHLADRHDRRRIVLGGQCIEFAAVVALAVLTLRGHIDEAGILWLVLALSTAKALESPAMQSLLPALVSPAALPRAVASTSAAYQAAMIVGPALGGLLYVAGPGVVHLVAGACYLLAVLLVASLPGGPLRTRREPLSLATFFAGIHYIRRHRDLLGVISLDLFAVLLGGATALLPIFARDILHTGPWGLGILRAAPALGAVLTSLWLSRHALERHVGRWMFGAVAGFGVATLVFAVSTTLWLSTLALCLAGAFDMVSMVIRGSLVQLDTPDAMRGRVNAVNGIFINTSNQLGEFESGLLAACFGAVGAALIGGIGTLLVVALWMRLFPGLRHRQRLRMEDPELETPPGARSL
- the waaA gene encoding lipid IV(A) 3-deoxy-D-manno-octulosonic acid transferase produces the protein MRLLYTLALCLAMPFIVLRLLARGMRYRGYHRRWRERFGFFRPLPVTGSLWIHAVSVGEVNAAEPLLKALREAYPQAPLLITTVTPTGSERVRQLFGDTVFHVYLPYDLPVAVARFLARARPRLAVIVETEIWPNLYHACHRRGIPLMIVNARLSERSMRGYALMRGMVRSALRCVSQIAAQSQADAARYRLLGADPERIAVCGNLKFDIPVPVDALQQGAQLRRQWGHLRPVWIAASTHEGEELPVLKAHLEVLKRLPDALLLIAPRHPVRFRPVEHAARSLGFSVATRSVERVPGAGQQVFVIDSMGELMPFYAAADVAFVGGSLVPIGGHNVLEPAVLARPVLVGPHTFNFEEITDTLLGAGAATRVERAEALGECVLGLLLDPPRRERMGSRAEAVFARERGAVRRVMTLIDALLQE
- a CDS encoding DUF3247 family protein, with product MARLATHVYTDQASIARLEAMVRELPTNGHVRLWLKEGGNCDGFICERPNVQLFRDSDDREGFNAIVRLDHRGIGGWSRFVWLDDIARIEHLDSTLGGES
- the aceE gene encoding pyruvate dehydrogenase (acetyl-transferring), homodimeric type encodes the protein MNPSDHPDQDIDPTETQEWLESLNAVIEHEGTERAHFLLERMVDATRRAGAYLPFSPTTEYVNTISPANEAKMPGDAAMEWRIRSIIRWNAMAMVVRANRKPGELGGHIASFASSATLYDVGFNHFWRAPNPDHPGDLVFFQGHSSPGIYARSFLEGRISEDQLDLFRMEVAGKGRGLSSYPHPWLMPDYWQVPTVSMGLGPIQAIYQAHFWKYLEHRGLMPQTDRKVWCFLGDGECDEPESLGAISLAGREKLDNLVFVINCNLQRLDGPVRGNGKIIQELEGVFRGAGWNVIKVIWGSYWDPLLARDTKGVLRKLMMETVDGEYQACKAFGGAYTREHFFGKYPETREMVANLSDDDIWRLNRGGHDPHKVYAAYHAAVHTEGLPTVVLAKTVKGYGMGAAGESQNPTHQQKKLDDAAVRHFRDRFNIPIPDDKIKDVPYYHPGKNSPEVEYMLERRRALGGFLPQRRRKTDVKLKAPDLSAFTQITNGTGEREISTTMALVRGMNLLLRDKQIGERVVPIVADEARTFGMEGMFRQIGIYAPFGQKYRPQDADQLLYYREDTKGQVLQEGISEAGGMAAWMAAATSYSVSNQPMLPFFIYYSMFGFQRVGDLAWAAGDMRSRGFLIGGTSGRTTLNGEGLQHQDGHSHLLAGAIPNVRAYDPTFSYEVAVILQDGVRRMLEEQEDVYYYITVMNENYAHPDMPEGVAEGIIKGMYLLRDSGVGQNNGKGKTKAKAPCVQLLGSGAILREAIAAAELLEKDFGICADIWSVPSFTELRRDGYDAERWNRLHPEAEPRVPYVTRLLQGRSGPAIAATDYVREFAEQIRPFLPEGMRYVVLGTDGFGRSDTREHLRDFFEVDRRWIAHAALCALAKEGKVNAKDVARAIRSYGLDPDKPNPVLV
- a CDS encoding DUF6491 family protein; amino-acid sequence: MSAADRRRRPALARLGLILGGACLLAACQQRETRPTPRLADLEAAAGAPVKQFRLDHPLWSWEAIDRDHLLVYTKPGQAWLLDVPGCTALPFASAIAITSQLDQVTVGYDRVITGRRDFPCIITRIRPLDPRRLPAAQPRPQASMASPES